The following DNA comes from Microbacterium wangchenii.
CACCAGCGACGGCGACCTGGTCACCGGCGTCGAGCATGCCCGCGACGTCATCGTCTCCCGCGGCGTGCTGCTGGATCTCGGCCGTCACCTGGCTCCGGAGACCGGAGAGCTGCCCGACGGCTATGCCATCACCGCATCCGATCTCGACGCGTGCATCGCCGCACAGGGCGCCACGAGCGCCGTCGGCCGGGGCGACATCGTCCTGGTGCGCACCGGTCGCTACACGCGCGCGCTCCGCGAGGGATGGGGCGAGTACGCCGGCGGACCGGCCCCCGGCCTGTCGCTGACGACGGCGGGATGGCTGCACCGCACCGAGATCGCCGCGATCGCCACCGACACGTGGGGATTCGAAGTGCGCCCCAACGAGTTCGACGCCGCCGCCTTCCAGCCGCTGCACCAGATCGTGATCCCCAACATGGGCCTGACGATCGGCGAGATGTGGAACCTCGACGAACTCGCCGCGACGTGTGCCGAACTCGGGCGCTGGGAGTTCCTGCTGTCGGCACCGCCGCTGCCCATCACCGGTGCCGTCGGATCCCCGATCAACCCCGTCGCCCTCCTCTAACCCGCCACGATCCAGAACAGAGAGGTTCTGACCATGACCGCAGTGAGCAAAGTCGCCATCGTCGGCAGCGGCATCGCCGGACTGGCCGCCGCCATCCAGCTGTCCAAGGCCGGTGTCCACGTGGACGTCTTCGAAGCCAAGCCCGAGCTGACCGCGCTGGGCTCGGGCATTTCGCTCCAGGGGAACGCCCTGCGCGTGTTCGACGCGCTCGGCGCGTGGGACGACATCCGCGCCGCCGGGTTCGCCTTCGAGGGCCTGACCCTCCGCGCGCCCGGCCCCGACGCTCCCGTCGTGGCCGAGCTGCCCGACGTGAAGACCGGCGGCCCGGATTACCCCGCCGGCATGGGGATGCCGCGGGCGGAGCTGGCCCGTATCCTCCTCGCTCACGCCGAGCGGGCGGGAGTGACGGTGCACTTCGGGGTGAGGGTGACGGCGCTCGAGCAGTCCGACGCATCCGTGGAGCTGTCCGTGGAGGGAGCGGACGCGAGGCGGTACGACCTCGTGATCGGCGCCGACGGGCTGAACTCCACGGTGCGCGAGCTGATCGGGATCGACGTGAAGCCGCAGCCGACGGGGATGGGCATCTGGCGGACCTTCGTCTCCCGCCCCGCCGAGGTGCAGCGCAGCGAGCTGTACTACGGCGGGCCGGTCTACATCGCCGGGTACACCCCCACCGGGGAGGATTCGATGTACGCGTTCCTCGTCGAGGAGGCGCAGGACCGGTCGCGCGTGAGCGACGAGGAGGCGACCCGCATCATGCTGGCCGAGTCGCGCGCCTACGGCGGGCCGTGGAACCACATCCGCGCCGACCTCGAGCGCGGGGCGCGGGCCCACTACACGTGGTTCACGCACCACATCGTCCCCGCTCCCTGGAACCGCGGGCGTGCCGTGATCATCGGCGACGCCGCGCACAGCTGCCCGCCCACGATCGCCCAGGGCGCCGCGCAGGGCTTGGAGGACGCGTTCGTGCTCACGCAGCTGCTCACCTCCCGCGACGAGCTGGACCAGGACCTGTGGGACGAGTTCCACGCGCGGCGGCTGCCGCGGGCGCAGGCGGTGGTCGACGCATCCGTCCAGCTCGGGCAGTGGCAGATCGACGGCGACCGCGATGCCGACGCCGGCGGGCTGATCTTCGGCATCGCCCAGAAGATGGCGCAGCCGGCATGACCGGCCCCGTGAGCGGTGCCCCTGGCACCGGCGTCACCGACGTGCACGCCCACCTCCTCCTCCCCTCGCTGCACGCCGAGGTCGAGCGTCGCGTCCCCGAGCTGGTCGCCGAGGCCGCCGCCCTGGAGCTGCGCCGACACGGCGCGGCCAGCCAGGCCGTGTCGGGGCCGATGGTCGGCGCCCGCATCCCGAAGCTGACCGACGTGACCGTGCGCCTGGCCGACATGGACGCGCAGGGCGTGGATCGGCAGTGGGTGAGCGCGTCGCCGAACCACTTCTATCCGTGGGCGCCCGAAGGGCTGGCCGTGTGGGTGGCCGGCGAGGCCAACCGGCTCCTCGCCGAGCACGTCGCCGCGGCACCGGATCGCCTCGTCGGCCTGGGCCTCGTGCCGCTGCAGCACCCCGAGCGCATCGTCGAGTACCTCGACGATGCCGTGCTCGGCCGGGGCCTCGCGGGCGTGGAGATCTCCTCCTTCGCCGGCGACGTCGAGCTGTCCGACGAGAGGCTCGAGCCGTTCTGGGCGCGGGCTGCCGAACTCGGGATCGTCGTCTTCCTGCACCCGTTCGGGTGCAGCCTCGACGAACGACTCGACCGCTTCTACCTCGCCAACACGGTGGGCCAGCCCACCGAGAACGCCGTGGCCCTGTCGCACCTCATTTTCGCGGGCGTGCTGGACCGCCACCCCGGGCTCCAGCTCGTCGCCGCCCACGGCGGCGGCTATCTGCCCACGGTCATCGGCCGCTCCGACCACGCGTGGCGCGTGCGCCCGGACGCCCGCGGCTGCGCGCATCCGCCCTCGACCTACCTGCGCAAGCTGTGGTTCGACACCGTCGTGCACGACGACCGCACGCTGCGCGCGCTCATCGAGGTCGCCGGAGAGGATCGCGTCGTGCTGGGCAGCGACTACCCGTTCGACATGGGGCTGGACGATCCGGTCGCCACGATCCGCGCGGCGGGACTGCCCGAGGAGACCACGCGTCGCATCCTCGCCGGTAATGCCGCCGCACTGCTGGATGCCAGGAGGCACGCATGAGAATCGCCCGGTGGCGCGACGGCGCCGCGATCGCGGAAGGCTTCGTGGAGGCCGATCACGTCGTCCCGTTCGCCGACGGGGGGAGCGTCGCGAGCGTCCTCGCCGCGGGCCTGGATGCCGCGCACGAGCTGCACGCCCGGACCCTGCGCGACGCGCGCGGACGCCGACCGATGTCGGAGGTGCGCCTGCTGGCACCCGTGGCGCCCCCGTCGGTGCGCGACTTCGTGACCTTCGAGGAGCACGTGGAGGGCGTGAGCGCCGGTGTCGAGGGCAAGAGCAACGTCGCCGACGAGTGGTACGACGCCCCCACGTTCTACTTCACCAATCCGCACACCATCCTCGGCCCCGGCGAGCCGGTGCGCCCGCCGGCCACCGAACGGCTCGACTTCGAACTGGAGCTCGCCGCCGTCATCGGCGGCGTGCCCGGCTCCGACGGTGCGAACCTCGACCCCGAGGCGGCGGCGGGCCACATCTTCGGGTACACGATCATGAACGACTGGTCGGCGCGCGACCTGCAGGCCCGCGAGATGAAGGTGCGCCTGGGGCCGTGCAAGGGCAAGGACTTCGGCACGAGCCTCGGTCCGTGGATCGTGACCGCCGACGAGCTCGCCCCGCTCCTGGATGACGACGGCTACCTCGCGGTTCGCGCGGAGGTGCGCGTCAACGGCGAGCTCATCGGCGACGACCTCATGTCGAACATGGGCTGGCCCTTCCCCGAACTGGTCGCCTACGCATCCCGCAACTCCCGTGTCGTCCCCGGTGACGTGCTGGGCTCGGGCACGGTCGGAAACGGCGGATGCCTCGGCGAGCTGTGGGGCCGGAACGGCCGGCTTTCACCGCCGCCCCTGGCAGAGGGCGACGTGGTCGCCATGAGCATCGAGGGTGTCGGGGAACTCACCGCTGCCGTCGGGCCCGCCGTGGACGGCGGGCCGATCGCGGTCGCCCGTCCGCGCCCCAGGCGCCGTCACCGGGCCTGACGACCGGCGCTCACTCCTCCAGCACGACCTCTCTGCCGTCGACGACGTCGAGCCCTCCCGTGCGGAACGGTGCGGGCTGGAGGGCGTGATAGGTGGTGCCCTCGTCGAGGATGGACGCCGCCACGACCCGGAACCCGGTCGCGGGGTCGTCCGCGTCGAACAACCGCTTTCCTGCGCCCACGGCCACGGGGAACCGGATGAGCCGGTACTCATCCACAAGGCCGGCCCGATGCAGGGTGCGGGCGAGCTGCCAGCTGCCGTGCACCTGGAGCTCGCCGTCTCCGGCGGCCTTGAGGCGCTCCACCTCGGCCACCACGTCCCCCGGGAGGACGGTGGTGTTGTGCCACGCCGGGCCGGTCAGGGTCGAGCTGACGACGTACTTGGGCAGTGAGTTCAAAGCGATGCCGACCGGGTTGTCGGGGTCGTCGACCTGGCTCCAGTACGGGTGCATCATGTCGTAGGTCGAGCGGCCCAGCAGCAGAGCATCCGCGCGCGCGAACCAGTCGCTGACGACCTGCCCCCAGCGGGGCTGAGCGGCGAAGGGTGCGATCCAGCCGCCGCGGTCGAAGCCGTCGCTGCGGTCCTCCTCGGCACCGCCCGGACCCTGCATGACGCCGTCGAAACTCAGGAACTCATGGATGACGAGTCTCATGGTGATGGTTCTCCTCTTCTGACGTGGCGGCCCGAAGACGGCCTCCGTCCACGATGCCGTCCGATCCGCCGCGTGTCATCGACCCGCGTCGACTCCTGCGTCGCCCTGCGTCGACAATCGTCCGTCTTCTCTTGCCCGAGGGTCGGCCGATGATTACGTTCAACCGATCGGTTGTACACCGATGGGTTGAATGAAGGGAGGAGGCGTGGCCTCGGACGAACTGAGCCGGACGTTCGGCGCACTGGCCGACCCCACCCGCCGGCGGCTTCTCGGGCACCTGCTCGAGGGGCCGGCGACGGTCACTGCGCTCGCAGAGCCGATCGCACTCACCCTCGCGGCGGTGTCGAAGCATCTTCGCGTGCTGGAAGAAGCGGGGCTGGTCAGGCGCGAACGCAACGGGCAGTACCGCCCGGTTCTGCTGGACGTGCGTCCGTTGCAGGCGGTGTCGCAGTGGCTCCGTGACTACGAGGCCTTCTTCCAGCGCAGCTTCGACGCGCTGGAGGAGCACCTCGCCACGGGCGCGCGCATCCCGCCCCCTCCCGACCCACACGACAAGGAAAGAAGGAGATCATGACGAACGACACGCTCATCATCACCCGCCGGTTCGCGGCACCCACCGAAGACGTCTTCGACGCCTGGATCACACCGACCCGGTTCGCGCAGTGGTTCGGCGGGGCCGACGCCCACGTACCGGTGGAGGAGCTGAGCCTGGATCCACGGGTCGGTGGCCGGTGGAGCGCCACGATGCACCTCCCCGAGGGGATGATCCTCACGTGGGGCGGTGAATACGTCGAAGTGACGCGGCCGCGGCGGCTCGCCTTCACGATGAGTGACGAGCCCGGTCAGCCGGCCGGCGATCCGATCACGGTCGACTTTGTCGAAACCGATGGCATGACGGAGATGACCCTGCGGCAGGCCGGTACCGGCGGCTTCACCGAGGCGGAGTTCGAGATGACCCTCGCGGGATACCGCGAGTACTTCAACGCCCTCGAGCGCGAACTGATCACAGTCCACTGAAACGTGCGCCGGCACTGATCGCCCCGCACTCACGGGTGCGGGGCGATCAGCACCTCCGTGCGCCTGCACGACAAGGAGTGTCATGAAAGCAACCACACGCGAGTGGATCGGGCTCGCCGTCCTCGGCCTCCCCACCCTCCTGATCTCCATCGACGTCGGCGTCCTCTATCTGGCGCTGCCATCGATCACCGAATCGCTCGGCGCGAACGCCATCGAGCAGCTGTGGATTCTCGACGTCTACTCGTTCCTGCTGGCGGGCTTCCTGCTCACGATGGGGAATGTGGGCGACCGCATCGGGCGGCGAAGACTGCTCCTCATCGGCTCGGCCGCGTTCGCCGTCGCCTCGCTGTGGGCCGCCTTCGCCTCGACGCCCGGTGAGCTGATCGCCGCCCGCGCAGGCCTCGGCGTCGCCGCGGCGACGCTTGCGCCATCCACCATGGCGCTGCTGCGGAACATGTTCCATGACCCGCAGCAGCTGGCCACCG
Coding sequences within:
- a CDS encoding cyclase family protein; amino-acid sequence: MTAQESVAAPSENPADLDRGNPEAEIAARAEAYRNWGRWGQDDVLGTLNFIDEGKRADAARLVTLGRVISLSQKFDTDGPQKGWRRRINPVHTMTDTGTDAERGTQGFPHGIGGADDYVTMPLQCSTQWDGLGHIFDHGNAWNGRRAGDVVTSDGDLVTGVEHARDVIVSRGVLLDLGRHLAPETGELPDGYAITASDLDACIAAQGATSAVGRGDIVLVRTGRYTRALREGWGEYAGGPAPGLSLTTAGWLHRTEIAAIATDTWGFEVRPNEFDAAAFQPLHQIVIPNMGLTIGEMWNLDELAATCAELGRWEFLLSAPPLPITGAVGSPINPVALL
- a CDS encoding FAD-dependent monooxygenase; its protein translation is MTAVSKVAIVGSGIAGLAAAIQLSKAGVHVDVFEAKPELTALGSGISLQGNALRVFDALGAWDDIRAAGFAFEGLTLRAPGPDAPVVAELPDVKTGGPDYPAGMGMPRAELARILLAHAERAGVTVHFGVRVTALEQSDASVELSVEGADARRYDLVIGADGLNSTVRELIGIDVKPQPTGMGIWRTFVSRPAEVQRSELYYGGPVYIAGYTPTGEDSMYAFLVEEAQDRSRVSDEEATRIMLAESRAYGGPWNHIRADLERGARAHYTWFTHHIVPAPWNRGRAVIIGDAAHSCPPTIAQGAAQGLEDAFVLTQLLTSRDELDQDLWDEFHARRLPRAQAVVDASVQLGQWQIDGDRDADAGGLIFGIAQKMAQPA
- a CDS encoding amidohydrolase family protein: MTGPVSGAPGTGVTDVHAHLLLPSLHAEVERRVPELVAEAAALELRRHGAASQAVSGPMVGARIPKLTDVTVRLADMDAQGVDRQWVSASPNHFYPWAPEGLAVWVAGEANRLLAEHVAAAPDRLVGLGLVPLQHPERIVEYLDDAVLGRGLAGVEISSFAGDVELSDERLEPFWARAAELGIVVFLHPFGCSLDERLDRFYLANTVGQPTENAVALSHLIFAGVLDRHPGLQLVAAHGGGYLPTVIGRSDHAWRVRPDARGCAHPPSTYLRKLWFDTVVHDDRTLRALIEVAGEDRVVLGSDYPFDMGLDDPVATIRAAGLPEETTRRILAGNAAALLDARRHA
- a CDS encoding fumarylacetoacetate hydrolase family protein, producing MRIARWRDGAAIAEGFVEADHVVPFADGGSVASVLAAGLDAAHELHARTLRDARGRRPMSEVRLLAPVAPPSVRDFVTFEEHVEGVSAGVEGKSNVADEWYDAPTFYFTNPHTILGPGEPVRPPATERLDFELELAAVIGGVPGSDGANLDPEAAAGHIFGYTIMNDWSARDLQAREMKVRLGPCKGKDFGTSLGPWIVTADELAPLLDDDGYLAVRAEVRVNGELIGDDLMSNMGWPFPELVAYASRNSRVVPGDVLGSGTVGNGGCLGELWGRNGRLSPPPLAEGDVVAMSIEGVGELTAAVGPAVDGGPIAVARPRPRRRHRA
- a CDS encoding dihydrofolate reductase family protein, with protein sequence MRLVIHEFLSFDGVMQGPGGAEEDRSDGFDRGGWIAPFAAQPRWGQVVSDWFARADALLLGRSTYDMMHPYWSQVDDPDNPVGIALNSLPKYVVSSTLTGPAWHNTTVLPGDVVAEVERLKAAGDGELQVHGSWQLARTLHRAGLVDEYRLIRFPVAVGAGKRLFDADDPATGFRVVAASILDEGTTYHALQPAPFRTGGLDVVDGREVVLEE
- a CDS encoding ArsR/SmtB family transcription factor, which translates into the protein MASDELSRTFGALADPTRRRLLGHLLEGPATVTALAEPIALTLAAVSKHLRVLEEAGLVRRERNGQYRPVLLDVRPLQAVSQWLRDYEAFFQRSFDALEEHLATGARIPPPPDPHDKERRRS
- a CDS encoding SRPBCC family protein, whose product is MTNDTLIITRRFAAPTEDVFDAWITPTRFAQWFGGADAHVPVEELSLDPRVGGRWSATMHLPEGMILTWGGEYVEVTRPRRLAFTMSDEPGQPAGDPITVDFVETDGMTEMTLRQAGTGGFTEAEFEMTLAGYREYFNALERELITVH